A genomic region of Mycobacterium sp. Aquia_213 contains the following coding sequences:
- a CDS encoding sugar porter family MFS transporter encodes MAPRSGIDHLRGPRIGLTGASVGLIYGYDLSIIAGAQLFVTEDFALTTSQQELLTTMAVIGQIGGALGAGVLANAIGRKKSIVLILVAYATFALLGAFSASLPMLLAARLLLGVTIGVMVVVVPVYIAESAPAAVRGALLTTYQLAIVSGLIVGYLAGYLLAGSHSWRWMLGLAAAPVLLLLPLVIRLPDTARWYLLKGRVDDARRALLRVEPAANADEELAEIHRALGEGGGGISEMLRPPYLRATLFVIALGFLLQITGINAIIYYSPRIFEAIGFTGNFALLGLPALVQVAGLAAVGAALTLVDRVGRRPILLCGIAMMIVADIVLTAVFARGPGGAILGFAGILLFIVGYTLGFGSLGWVYASESFPTRLRSIGSSVMLTSNLIANAIVAAVFLTMLHSLGGAGTFAVFGVLAVVAFGFVYRYAPETKGRPLEDIRHFWENGGRWEDPCP; translated from the coding sequence ATTGCTCCGCGATCGGGTATCGACCACTTGAGGGGTCCGCGTATTGGGCTCACCGGCGCCAGTGTCGGTCTCATTTACGGTTACGACCTGTCCATCATCGCCGGCGCGCAGCTGTTCGTCACCGAAGATTTCGCACTCACCACATCTCAACAAGAACTGCTGACGACGATGGCGGTGATCGGCCAGATCGGCGGAGCCCTGGGTGCCGGGGTGCTCGCCAATGCGATCGGCCGGAAAAAATCGATCGTGCTGATCCTGGTCGCGTACGCGACGTTCGCGCTGCTGGGTGCGTTCTCGGCGTCATTGCCAATGCTGCTGGCGGCGCGACTACTGCTGGGTGTGACCATCGGTGTGATGGTGGTGGTCGTCCCGGTGTACATCGCGGAATCGGCTCCGGCGGCGGTGCGCGGCGCGTTGCTGACGACCTATCAGCTGGCGATCGTCAGCGGCCTGATCGTCGGGTACCTCGCCGGGTACCTGTTGGCCGGCAGCCACAGCTGGCGCTGGATGCTCGGGCTGGCCGCCGCGCCGGTGCTGCTGTTGCTGCCGTTGGTGATTCGGCTGCCCGACACGGCTCGGTGGTACCTGCTCAAAGGGCGCGTCGACGATGCGCGGCGCGCGCTGCTGCGCGTGGAGCCCGCCGCGAACGCCGACGAAGAACTTGCCGAGATTCACCGCGCGCTGGGCGAAGGTGGTGGCGGCATCTCCGAGATGCTGCGACCGCCGTATCTGCGGGCCACCCTGTTCGTGATTGCGCTCGGCTTCCTGCTCCAGATCACCGGCATCAACGCGATCATCTACTACAGCCCCCGAATATTCGAAGCCATCGGATTCACCGGCAATTTCGCGCTGTTGGGCCTGCCGGCCCTGGTCCAGGTCGCCGGTTTGGCAGCGGTGGGCGCGGCGTTGACGCTCGTTGATCGAGTCGGCAGGCGCCCAATCCTGTTGTGCGGCATCGCCATGATGATCGTCGCCGACATCGTGCTGACCGCGGTGTTCGCCCGCGGGCCGGGCGGCGCAATACTCGGGTTCGCCGGCATCCTGTTGTTCATCGTCGGCTACACGCTGGGTTTTGGCTCCCTGGGCTGGGTGTACGCCAGCGAGAGCTTCCCCACCCGGCTGCGGTCCATCGGGTCCAGCGTCATGCTGACCTCCAACCTGATTGCCAACGCGATCGTCGCGGCGGTCTTCCTGACCATGCTGCATTCCCTTGGCGGCGCAGGGACTTTCGCGGTGTTCGGGGTCTTGGCCGTCGTGGCGTTCGGCTTCGTGTACCGGTATGCACCGGAGACCAAGGGACGCCCGCTCGAGGACATCCGGCACTTCTGGGAAAACGGCGGCCGCTGGGAAGACCCGTGCCCCTGA
- a CDS encoding D-alanyl-D-alanine carboxypeptidase family protein, protein MPRSRALVRSASCLAAAVFITAAPAALGMPAALAEPSPGPNAGAPNCPYKVNTPPAVDSSEVPQAGDPPIPLAVPPKPVGGEALAGCGIVAAPDTPALPTDVSAEAWLVADLDSGAVIAAKDPHGRHRPASIIKVLVAMASLNALPLNKSVTGTADDASAEGTKVGVDDGGVYTVNQLLHGLLMHSGNDAAHALAMQLGGMQQAVEKINVLAAKLGGRDTRVATPSGLDGPGMSTSAYDIGLFYRYAWQNPTFANIVATRSFDFPGHGDHPGYELENDNQLLYKYPGALGGKTGYTDDAGQTFVGAANRDGRRLVAVLMHGTRQPIAPWEQAAHLLDYGFATAQGTQVGALIEPDPSLAPKQDSAADRQSNGAQAAGLLPSADALPVRVGVGIIGAIVVFSLIMVARSMNRRTI, encoded by the coding sequence ATGCCCCGCTCAAGAGCTCTCGTACGTTCAGCATCATGCCTGGCAGCGGCCGTTTTCATCACGGCCGCCCCGGCAGCTCTGGGCATGCCGGCCGCGCTCGCGGAGCCGAGCCCCGGGCCCAATGCCGGGGCACCCAACTGCCCGTACAAGGTGAACACCCCGCCGGCGGTGGACTCGTCGGAGGTGCCGCAGGCCGGTGACCCGCCCATCCCGCTGGCGGTGCCCCCCAAGCCGGTGGGCGGCGAGGCTCTGGCCGGCTGCGGCATCGTCGCCGCGCCGGATACTCCGGCACTGCCGACCGACGTCTCCGCGGAGGCCTGGCTGGTCGCGGATCTGGACAGCGGCGCGGTGATCGCGGCCAAGGATCCGCATGGCCGCCACCGCCCGGCCAGCATCATCAAGGTGCTGGTCGCGATGGCGTCGCTGAACGCGTTGCCGCTCAACAAGTCGGTGACCGGAACCGCCGACGACGCGTCCGCCGAGGGCACCAAGGTCGGCGTGGACGACGGCGGCGTCTACACCGTCAACCAGCTGCTGCACGGGCTGCTGATGCACTCCGGTAACGACGCGGCGCACGCGCTGGCGATGCAGCTGGGCGGGATGCAGCAGGCAGTGGAGAAGATCAACGTGCTGGCCGCCAAGCTGGGCGGCCGCGACACCCGGGTGGCGACACCGTCGGGTCTGGACGGGCCCGGCATGAGCACCTCGGCCTACGACATCGGCTTGTTCTACCGATACGCCTGGCAGAACCCGACTTTCGCCAATATCGTCGCGACCCGGAGCTTCGACTTCCCCGGCCACGGCGACCACCCGGGCTACGAGCTGGAGAACGACAACCAGCTGCTCTACAAGTACCCGGGCGCGCTGGGCGGCAAGACCGGCTACACCGACGACGCCGGCCAGACCTTCGTGGGCGCGGCGAACCGTGACGGCCGACGGCTGGTGGCGGTATTGATGCACGGCACCCGGCAGCCGATCGCACCCTGGGAGCAGGCGGCGCATCTGCTGGACTACGGCTTCGCCACCGCGCAGGGCACCCAGGTCGGCGCGCTGATCGAACCCGACCCGTCGCTGGCGCCCAAGCAGGACAGCGCCGCGGACCGGCAGAGCAATGGCGCCCAGGCCGCGGGATTGCTGCCGTCGGCCGACGCGTTGCCGGTGCGGGTCGGCGTGGGCATCATCGGCGCCATCGTCGTGTTCTCGTTGATCATGGTCGCGCGTTCGATGAACCGCCGCACCATATAA
- the nagA gene encoding N-acetylglucosamine-6-phosphate deacetylase encodes MPLIRAGTVILDDQVCRPGWLQIAGAQILACGAGDPPAQPDRDFPDSLVVPGFIDMHVHGGGGASYLAAEQIAEAAQFHRRHGTTTTLASLVTAAPGTLIAGVRALADATRSGTVAGIHLEGPWLSTARCGAHDPTQMRDPEPAEIDDVLAAGEGTIRMVTLAPERPGSSEAIRRFLDAGVVVAVGHTDATYERTQQAIALGATVGTHLFNAMPPLHHREPGPALALLESPDVTVELIPDGVHVHPAAVHAVVRAAGPDRVAVITDAIAAAGCEDGAYQLGAVHIDVESGVARVHATSTIAGSTATMDQLFRTVSRLGPNADAALVAAVQMTSGTPARALGLQRVGVLQAGYDANLVVLDRELRVTAVMAQGAWR; translated from the coding sequence GTGCCCCTGATCCGCGCGGGCACCGTCATCCTCGACGACCAGGTCTGCCGGCCGGGATGGCTACAGATCGCCGGTGCACAGATTCTCGCCTGCGGGGCGGGTGACCCGCCCGCGCAACCCGACCGGGACTTCCCGGATTCCCTGGTGGTGCCCGGGTTTATCGACATGCATGTGCACGGTGGCGGCGGCGCCTCTTACCTGGCCGCCGAACAGATCGCCGAGGCGGCGCAGTTCCACCGGCGGCACGGCACCACCACGACACTGGCCAGTCTGGTCACCGCCGCACCCGGCACGCTGATCGCGGGCGTGCGCGCGCTGGCCGACGCCACCCGATCCGGCACCGTCGCGGGCATCCACCTGGAGGGGCCGTGGCTGTCCACGGCACGTTGCGGAGCACACGATCCGACCCAGATGCGCGATCCCGAACCCGCCGAGATCGACGACGTCCTGGCCGCCGGCGAGGGCACGATCCGGATGGTCACGCTGGCACCGGAGCGACCCGGCAGCAGCGAGGCGATCCGGCGCTTTCTGGACGCGGGTGTCGTTGTCGCCGTTGGGCATACCGATGCGACCTATGAGCGAACCCAGCAGGCGATCGCCCTGGGTGCCACGGTCGGCACGCATCTGTTCAACGCGATGCCGCCCCTGCACCATCGTGAGCCCGGACCGGCACTCGCGCTGCTGGAAAGCCCCGACGTGACCGTCGAGCTGATCCCCGACGGCGTGCACGTACACCCCGCCGCGGTGCACGCGGTCGTCCGGGCGGCCGGGCCCGACCGGGTCGCCGTGATCACCGACGCCATCGCCGCGGCCGGATGTGAGGACGGCGCCTACCAGCTCGGCGCGGTGCACATCGACGTGGAGTCGGGGGTAGCCCGGGTGCACGCGACGTCGACGATCGCCGGCAGCACCGCCACGATGGATCAGCTGTTCCGCACGGTTTCGCGGCTCGGCCCGAACGCCGATGCCGCACTGGTCGCCGCGGTCCAGATGACCTCGGGGACACCAGCGCGGGCGCTGGGCCTACAGCGGGTGGGCGTGCTGCAGGCCGGCTACGACGCCAATCTCGTTGTGCTGGACCGTGAATTGCGGGTCACGGCCGTGATGGCGCAGGGCGCCTGGCGCTAA
- a CDS encoding RND family transporter, with protein sequence MSRAPKIIRRFAVPIVLLWLGLTAVLNIGIPQLEAVGKAHSVSMSPKGGASIQALKRVGQVFGESGTDNAATIVLESDKPLGDDAHRFYSELLRRLSADTQHVAHIQDFWNDPLTAGGSQSADDKAAYVVVYLAGKSETAAYNAVYAVRHIVDTTPAPRGLKAYVTGSMGLIADQSEAGDKSIARVTLITGVVIAAMLLFIYRSFVTMILVIAMVGIELGAIRGVVSFLVYHGVFGLSTFAVNLLTLLAIAASTDYAIFLLGRYHEARYAGKDREAAYFAMFHGTAHVILGSGLTIAGAMYCLSFARLPYFKSLGPPCAVGMFVAVLAALTLGPAVLTVASSFKLFDPKRRMATRRWRRVGTAIVRWPGPVLAATCAVAFVGLLALPNYRTTYDLRRFVPASMPAVVGDAAAGRHFSQAWLNPDVLLLESDHDMRTPVDMLILDKVAKAVFHSPGISQVKSITRPLGTSLKHTSIPFIMSMQGVSQAENMQFMKDRLDDMLIQVQAMDVSIETMKHMYQLMGEIVDNTVDMDHLTHDMSNTTDTIRDHLADLSDFLRPVGSYFYWEKHCFDIPACWAVRSIFETFDNIDQLSEKLEDLVKDMDVLIRLLPEMRAQMLPMISTMTIMRDMMVVWHGTLLSFYKEQEMNTKDPGAMGRVFDAAQVDDSFYLPQSAFENPDFKRGLKMFLSPDGKAARFIIALDGDPSTPEGISRVEPIQLAAKEAIKGTPLQGAAISMGGTASTYRDIQEGAFYDLLIAGVAAISLILIIMMIVTRSLIAAAVIVGTVLLSLGSSFGLSVLLWQDILGIDLYWLVLAMSLILLLAVGSDYNLLLISRLKEEIGAGLNTGIIRAMAGTGGVVTAAGLVFAVTMSLFVFSDLQIIGQIGTTIGLGLLFDTLIVRAFMTPSIAALLGRWFWWPQQVRPRPASRMLRASGPRRLVRALLLPPPAEKTPEIAQP encoded by the coding sequence ATGAGCCGGGCACCCAAGATAATCCGCCGATTTGCAGTGCCGATCGTCTTGTTGTGGCTGGGGCTCACAGCCGTGCTCAATATCGGCATCCCGCAGCTGGAAGCGGTCGGCAAAGCGCACTCGGTTTCGATGAGCCCCAAGGGTGGCGCGTCGATTCAGGCGCTCAAGCGGGTGGGACAGGTATTCGGCGAATCCGGTACCGATAACGCGGCCACGATAGTGCTGGAAAGCGATAAACCACTCGGCGACGACGCGCACCGTTTCTATAGCGAGCTGTTGCGGCGGCTTTCGGCCGATACCCAGCATGTCGCCCACATCCAGGACTTCTGGAATGACCCGCTGACCGCGGGGGGATCACAAAGTGCGGACGACAAAGCCGCGTATGTCGTGGTCTACCTCGCCGGCAAGAGTGAAACCGCGGCCTACAACGCGGTCTACGCCGTGCGGCATATCGTCGACACCACGCCGGCGCCGCGCGGGCTCAAGGCGTACGTCACCGGCTCGATGGGGCTGATCGCCGATCAATCCGAGGCCGGCGACAAAAGTATCGCCAGGGTCACCCTGATTACCGGGGTGGTGATCGCGGCGATGCTGCTCTTCATCTACCGGTCTTTCGTCACGATGATCCTCGTCATCGCCATGGTCGGGATTGAGCTGGGGGCAATTCGCGGAGTCGTCAGTTTTCTGGTCTATCACGGCGTTTTCGGCCTTTCGACCTTCGCGGTCAATTTGCTCACCCTGCTGGCCATTGCCGCCAGCACGGACTACGCGATATTCCTGCTCGGCCGCTACCACGAGGCCCGCTACGCGGGAAAGGACCGAGAAGCCGCGTACTTTGCCATGTTTCACGGAACCGCCCACGTGATTCTGGGCTCCGGATTGACCATTGCCGGCGCCATGTATTGCCTCAGCTTTGCCCGATTGCCGTACTTCAAGTCACTCGGGCCGCCCTGCGCGGTGGGCATGTTCGTCGCGGTCCTCGCCGCGCTCACGCTGGGACCTGCGGTGCTGACCGTCGCCAGCTCGTTCAAGCTGTTCGACCCCAAGCGGAGAATGGCCACTCGGCGCTGGCGCCGGGTGGGAACCGCCATCGTCCGCTGGCCCGGCCCGGTGCTCGCGGCGACCTGCGCGGTGGCATTCGTCGGCCTGTTGGCCTTGCCGAATTACCGGACAACTTACGATCTGCGCAGATTCGTGCCGGCCAGCATGCCGGCCGTTGTCGGGGATGCGGCCGCGGGTCGGCACTTTTCGCAGGCCTGGCTCAACCCCGATGTGCTACTGCTCGAATCCGACCACGATATGCGGACTCCCGTCGACATGCTGATCTTGGACAAGGTCGCAAAAGCCGTCTTTCACAGCCCCGGAATCTCACAGGTGAAATCGATAACCCGGCCCCTGGGAACGTCTCTCAAACATACGTCGATTCCGTTCATCATGAGCATGCAAGGTGTGTCGCAGGCCGAAAACATGCAATTCATGAAGGACCGCCTGGACGACATGCTGATTCAGGTACAGGCGATGGATGTCTCGATCGAAACGATGAAGCACATGTATCAGCTCATGGGCGAAATCGTCGACAACACAGTCGATATGGATCACCTCACGCATGACATGTCGAACACCACCGATACGATCAGGGATCACCTCGCGGACCTATCGGATTTCCTTCGCCCGGTCGGCAGTTACTTCTACTGGGAGAAGCACTGCTTCGATATCCCCGCCTGCTGGGCGGTCAGATCGATATTCGAAACGTTCGACAACATCGATCAGCTGAGCGAGAAATTGGAGGATCTCGTCAAGGACATGGATGTCCTCATCCGGCTCTTACCGGAGATGCGCGCGCAGATGCTGCCGATGATTTCGACGATGACGATCATGCGCGACATGATGGTCGTCTGGCACGGCACCCTGTTGTCCTTCTACAAAGAGCAGGAGATGAACACCAAAGACCCCGGCGCCATGGGCCGGGTCTTCGACGCCGCTCAGGTCGACGATTCGTTCTATCTGCCGCAGTCGGCCTTTGAAAACCCGGATTTCAAGCGGGGCCTGAAGATGTTCCTGTCGCCGGACGGCAAGGCGGCGCGCTTCATCATCGCCCTGGACGGAGATCCGTCGACGCCCGAGGGCATCTCTCGCGTCGAGCCGATCCAGCTGGCGGCCAAAGAGGCCATCAAGGGCACCCCGTTGCAGGGCGCCGCGATCTCGATGGGCGGCACCGCTTCGACGTACCGGGACATCCAGGAGGGCGCCTTCTACGATCTGCTGATTGCGGGGGTGGCCGCGATCAGTCTCATTCTGATCATCATGATGATCGTCACCCGAAGCCTCATTGCCGCGGCCGTCATCGTCGGGACGGTGCTGCTGTCCCTGGGCTCCTCCTTCGGGCTGTCCGTGCTGCTCTGGCAGGACATTCTCGGCATCGATTTGTACTGGCTGGTATTGGCGATGTCGTTGATCCTGCTCTTGGCCGTGGGATCGGATTACAACCTGTTGCTGATCTCGCGACTCAAAGAGGAAATCGGCGCCGGATTGAATACCGGAATCATCCGCGCGATGGCCGGCACCGGCGGGGTCGTCACGGCCGCCGGGCTGGTGTTCGCCGTCACCATGTCGCTCTTCGTATTCAGCGACCTGCAGATCATCGGTCAAATCGGCACCACCATCGGCCTGGGATTGTTGTTCGACACCCTGATCGTGCGCGCGTTCATGACGCCGTCGATTGCCGCGTTGCTCGGTCGTTGGTTCTGGTGGCCACAACAAGTGCGCCCGCGCCCGGCCAGTCGGATGCTCAGGGCGTCCGGACCCCGTCGTTTGGTGCGTGCCCTGTTGCTACCGCCGCCCGCCGAGAAAACGCCGGAGATAGCGCAGCCCTAG
- the yhjD gene encoding inner membrane protein YhjD — protein sequence MDEPAKPGILDRLRARFGWLDHVLRAYKHFDERNGGFLAAGLTYYTIFALFPLLMVSFAVVGFMLAQDPKLLANIDDHIRDAVSGALGQQLVDLMNSAINARTSVGVIGLAASAWAGLGWMSHMRAAVTEMWWDEPLQSAGFVREKLSDLVAMLGTFVVILATLVLTALGHAAPMRAVLKWAGVPDFSIFGELFRGLSILVSLVVSWMLFTWMIGRLPRHKVSLVASARAGLLAAIGFELFKQVASIYLRVVLRSPAGATFGPVLGLMVFAYVTGYLVLFATAWAATLFNDPRSKYAPPPAPAIIAPRVLLDEGISTRQTLTAMAMGAVGALAFSRLTRWLR from the coding sequence ATGGACGAGCCGGCCAAGCCAGGGATCCTCGACAGGTTGCGGGCCCGGTTCGGATGGCTCGACCACGTGCTGCGCGCCTACAAGCATTTCGACGAGCGCAACGGCGGCTTCCTGGCGGCCGGCCTGACGTATTACACGATCTTCGCGCTATTCCCTTTGCTGATGGTCAGTTTCGCGGTCGTCGGTTTCATGCTGGCCCAGGATCCTAAGCTGCTCGCCAACATCGACGACCACATCCGCGACGCGGTCTCGGGCGCGCTCGGCCAGCAGCTGGTGGACTTGATGAATTCGGCGATCAACGCGCGCACGTCGGTCGGTGTCATCGGGCTGGCCGCCTCGGCGTGGGCCGGGCTTGGCTGGATGTCGCATATGCGCGCGGCGGTGACCGAGATGTGGTGGGACGAACCACTGCAGTCGGCGGGCTTCGTGCGCGAAAAGTTGTCCGATCTGGTTGCGATGCTGGGGACGTTCGTGGTCATCCTCGCCACCCTCGTGCTCACCGCGCTCGGGCACGCGGCACCGATGCGCGCGGTCCTGAAATGGGCTGGCGTACCGGATTTCTCGATCTTCGGCGAGCTCTTCCGGGGCCTTTCGATACTGGTGTCGCTGGTTGTTTCGTGGATGCTGTTCACCTGGATGATCGGCCGGTTGCCGCGACACAAGGTCAGCCTCGTCGCCTCGGCACGGGCCGGCTTGCTCGCGGCGATCGGCTTCGAGCTGTTCAAGCAGGTGGCCTCGATATACCTGCGGGTGGTGCTGCGCAGTCCGGCCGGTGCGACGTTCGGGCCGGTGCTGGGCCTGATGGTGTTCGCCTACGTCACCGGGTATCTCGTGCTCTTCGCCACCGCCTGGGCCGCCACGCTTTTCAATGATCCGCGCAGCAAGTACGCCCCGCCTCCGGCGCCCGCGATCATCGCTCCGCGGGTGCTGCTGGACGAGGGAATCAGCACCCGGCAGACGCTGACCGCTATGGCGATGGGAGCCGTTGGCGCGCTTGCCTTTTCCCGGCTGACCCGCTGGCTGCGTTAG
- a CDS encoding MFS transporter: protein MSVTLVPTAPAQPRVFGRLLSQGTFYTAGMQLSNGTVILPLICAHQGLTWVAALLFPAFCLGDIVGNSVSPLVLQRVGQMRHRLLAVIAASVAALTLCDAMIPWHGTLTAVVFLLTCAAAGVLLGIAGVAYPDMVSSKLSGARRGELFLFQSAIGSVLATVVTLFVVPMLAHGNEMAYRRDLLWLGAVGLAGSAIAALFVGPVRSISNTTRMSMRDTYREGIAIARSQPWFRRYMVACLLFGPVTLGTTFYALRTAHHSRSLHVLVILSSIGLVFGSPLWRKVYRLFGVRGMMLGSALLSVAAATLTLGAEVYGQWTHVWAYGTVFLLATVAAQAVFAAAISWLSVVAEESHRGTLIALSSTLVAVETMALAAVLGNIAQNHSTIWPDVVVLILAIGAALASLTAPPSETRRAAVTPLRRSFATASPAVSLQAA, encoded by the coding sequence ATGTCCGTCACGCTGGTGCCCACCGCCCCGGCACAACCGCGCGTGTTCGGGCGACTGCTTTCGCAGGGCACCTTCTACACGGCGGGCATGCAACTCAGCAATGGCACCGTGATACTGCCGTTGATCTGCGCGCACCAGGGTCTGACCTGGGTGGCCGCGCTGCTCTTTCCGGCCTTCTGCCTCGGCGATATCGTCGGAAACTCGGTGTCTCCACTGGTGCTGCAGCGAGTGGGCCAGATGCGGCACCGGCTGCTGGCCGTGATCGCGGCCAGCGTGGCCGCCCTGACCTTGTGCGACGCGATGATTCCCTGGCACGGCACCCTCACCGCAGTGGTTTTCTTGCTGACCTGCGCGGCAGCGGGAGTTCTGCTGGGGATCGCCGGCGTCGCCTACCCCGATATGGTTTCCAGCAAGCTGTCCGGGGCGCGCCGCGGCGAGCTGTTCCTGTTCCAGAGTGCCATCGGATCGGTGCTGGCCACCGTTGTCACGCTGTTCGTGGTGCCGATGCTGGCCCACGGCAACGAGATGGCGTACCGCCGCGATCTGTTGTGGCTGGGTGCCGTCGGGCTGGCGGGCTCGGCCATCGCGGCGCTGTTCGTCGGGCCGGTGCGGTCCATCTCGAACACCACCCGGATGTCGATGCGGGACACCTACCGGGAGGGCATCGCGATCGCCCGCTCTCAGCCGTGGTTTCGCCGGTACATGGTCGCGTGCCTGTTGTTCGGTCCGGTCACCCTGGGCACCACCTTCTATGCCCTGCGCACCGCCCACCACAGCCGCAGCCTGCATGTGCTGGTGATCCTGTCCAGCATCGGACTGGTTTTCGGGTCGCCGCTGTGGCGCAAGGTCTATCGCCTGTTCGGAGTGCGCGGCATGATGCTGGGCAGCGCCCTGCTCAGTGTCGCCGCCGCCACGCTGACCTTGGGGGCCGAAGTCTACGGCCAATGGACCCACGTCTGGGCGTACGGCACGGTGTTCCTGCTGGCGACGGTGGCCGCCCAGGCCGTCTTCGCCGCGGCGATCTCGTGGCTCAGCGTGGTCGCCGAGGAGTCGCACCGCGGCACACTGATCGCGTTGAGCTCGACGCTGGTTGCCGTCGAAACCATGGCACTGGCGGCGGTGCTCGGGAACATCGCGCAGAACCACTCCACCATTTGGCCCGACGTCGTGGTGCTGATCCTGGCCATCGGCGCCGCGCTGGCGTCGCTGACCGCTCCGCCGTCGGAAACACGTCGGGCAGCGGTCACTCCGCTGCGCCGGTCCTTCGCGACCGCGTCACCGGCGGTGAGCCTGCAGGCCGCCTAG
- a CDS encoding MmpS family transport accessory protein: MVSVTRVVKRMWLLLAVIAIASVAGLGIYRLHSMFGVHGHPVVRVKADLDDPVFDPKQVTYEVFGPATTAKIAYLDPDARVQRLENIPLPWSQTLSTTLTSVTVNLLAQSSGSVIGCRIKVNGTTKDERSETGPKALTFCQVNAG; this comes from the coding sequence ATGGTTTCGGTTACCCGAGTCGTGAAACGAATGTGGTTGCTGCTGGCCGTTATTGCGATCGCCAGCGTCGCGGGGCTCGGAATCTATCGCCTGCACAGCATGTTCGGCGTTCATGGACATCCCGTTGTCAGGGTCAAGGCTGATCTCGATGATCCAGTGTTCGATCCGAAACAAGTGACCTATGAAGTCTTCGGCCCCGCCACGACCGCAAAGATCGCCTATTTGGATCCCGACGCGCGCGTGCAACGTCTGGAAAATATTCCACTGCCGTGGTCGCAAACGCTGTCGACGACGCTGACTTCGGTCACCGTCAACCTTTTGGCGCAAAGCAGCGGCAGCGTGATCGGCTGCCGAATCAAGGTGAACGGCACGACCAAGGACGAGCGATCCGAGACCGGACCGAAAGCCTTGACCTTCTGCCAGGTGAATGCCGGATGA
- the trpS gene encoding tryptophan--tRNA ligase, producing MSTATGPSRIFSGVQPTSDSLHLGNALGAVTQWVALQDDHDAFFCVVDLHAITVAQDPEALRRRTLVTAAQYLALGIDPARSTVFVQSHVPAHTQLAWVLGCFTGFGQASRMTQFKDKSQRQGTDSTTVGLFTYPVLQAADVLAYDTDLVPVGEDQRQHLELARDIAERFNSRFPGTFVVPDMFIPKATAKIYDLADPTSKMSKSAATDTGLINLLDDPALSAKKIRSAVTDSEREIRFDTEAKPGVSNLLTIQSAVTGVDIAKLVDGYSGRGYGDLKKETAEAVVEFVAPIKARVDELTADLAELETVLAAGAERADQVAGKTVQRVYDRLGFLPQRR from the coding sequence ATGAGCACCGCTACCGGACCCAGCCGGATTTTCTCCGGCGTGCAGCCCACATCTGATTCGCTTCACCTCGGCAACGCCCTGGGCGCGGTCACCCAGTGGGTTGCGCTGCAGGACGACCACGACGCCTTCTTCTGCGTGGTCGATCTGCACGCGATCACCGTCGCGCAGGACCCCGAGGCGTTGCGACGCCGGACCCTGGTCACCGCCGCCCAGTACCTGGCGCTGGGGATCGATCCGGCCCGCAGCACCGTCTTCGTGCAAAGCCATGTGCCCGCCCACACTCAGTTGGCGTGGGTGCTGGGCTGCTTCACCGGCTTCGGGCAGGCGTCGCGGATGACGCAGTTCAAGGACAAGTCGCAGCGCCAGGGCACCGACTCGACCACCGTCGGGCTGTTCACCTATCCGGTGCTGCAGGCCGCCGACGTGCTGGCCTACGACACCGATCTGGTGCCCGTCGGTGAGGACCAGCGCCAGCACCTCGAGCTGGCCCGCGACATCGCGGAGCGGTTCAACAGCCGCTTCCCGGGCACGTTCGTCGTCCCGGACATGTTCATTCCGAAGGCCACCGCCAAAATCTACGATCTGGCCGACCCGACGTCGAAGATGAGCAAATCGGCGGCCACCGATACCGGCTTGATCAACCTGCTCGACGATCCGGCGTTGTCCGCCAAGAAGATTCGCTCGGCCGTGACCGACAGCGAGCGCGAGATCCGCTTTGACACCGAGGCCAAGCCCGGCGTATCGAACCTGCTGACCATCCAATCGGCGGTCACCGGGGTCGACATCGCCAAGCTCGTCGACGGCTACTCCGGGCGGGGCTACGGCGATCTGAAGAAGGAGACCGCCGAAGCCGTCGTCGAATTCGTCGCCCCGATCAAGGCCCGGGTCGACGAATTGACTGCGGATCTGGCCGAATTGGAGACCGTGCTGGCGGCCGGCGCCGAGCGCGCCGACCAGGTGGCCGGAAAAACGGTCCAGCGGGTCTACGATCGGCTGGGGTTTCTTCCGCAACGGAGGTAG